In Ogataea parapolymorpha DL-1 chromosome I, whole genome shotgun sequence, the following are encoded in one genomic region:
- a CDS encoding Replication factor C subunit 3, with the protein MSSDNLPWVEKYRPAKLDDVYGQKDVVQTVRKFAKEGRIPHLLFYGPPGTGKTSTIIALARELYGKNYRNMVLELNASDDRGIDVVRDQIKNFASTRQIFNSGFKLIILDEADAMSNAAQNALRRVIEKYTKNTRFCILANYSHKLNPALLSRCTRFRFSPLADSALQDRVDYVIKAEGLKIASDARQSLLELSEGDMRRALNVLQACATAVESGEEITQDMVYECVGAPRPQSVMTVLDAIMSNDWTDAYATMTKIRKTEGLALVDLMSGFVSVLDKYELKPRTRMAVLQGLGDIEYSISKGGSDKIQCTAVIGVIKNALENEN; encoded by the coding sequence ATGAGCTCAGACAACCTTCCGTGGGTGGAAAAGTACCGCCCAGcgaagctggacgacgtgTATGGCCAGAAAGATGTTGTGCAGACGGTGCGCAAGTTTGCGAAGGAAGGGCGGATTCCCCACCTGCTGTTCTACGGTCCTCCCGGTACAGGCAAAACGTCCACCATCATCGCATTGGCCCGCGAGCTGTACGGGAAAAACTACAGAAACATGGTTCTCGAGCTAAATGCGTCGGACGACCGAGGAATCGACGTGGTGCGCGACCAGATCAAGAACTTTGCCAGCACTAGACAGATTTTCAACAGCGGATTCAAGCTGAtcattctggacgaggccgacgCGATGTCGAACGCGGCGCAGAATGCTCTGCGGCGGGTTATTGAGAAGTACACCAAGAACACGCGGTTCTGCATTCTAGCGAATTACTCGCACAAATTGAACCCTGCTCTTCTTTCACGGTGCACGCGGTTCAGGTTCTCGCCGCTGGCCGATTCGGCGCTACAGGACCGTGTGGACTACGTTATCAAGGCTGAAGGCCTGAAAATTGCTTCCGATGCGCGCCAGAGCCTTCTGGAGCTGAGCGAAGGCGACATGAGACGGGCACTCAACGTTTTGCAAGCGTGTGCTACCGCGGTCGAATCTGGCGAAGAGATCACCCAGGACATGGTGTACGAGTGTGTGGGTGCTCCGAGACCGCAGTCTGTGATGACGGTGCTTGATGCGATCATGTCGAACGACTGGACGGACGCCTATGCCACGATGACCAAAATCCGCAAGACAGAGGGGCTTGCTTTGGTGGACCTGATGAGCGGCTTTGTGAGCGTGCTGGACAAGTACGAGCTCAAACCAAGGACGCGGATGGCTGTTTTGCAGGGCTTGGGTGACATTGAGTACAGCATAAGCAAGGGTGGCAGCGATAAGATTCAGTGCACAGCCGTGATTGGTGTGATAAAAAATGCATTGGAAAATGAGAATtag
- a CDS encoding 6-phosphogluconate dehydrogenase, decarboxylating 1, producing the protein MTEAQGDIGLIGLAVMGQNLILNAADHGFTVVAYNRTVSKVDHFLANEAKGKSILGAHSVEELCAKLKRPRRVILLVKAGDAVDNFINQLLPHMEKGDIIIDGGNSHFPDTNRRYAELKEKGIYFVGSGVSGGEEGARYGPSLMPGGAPEAWPHIKEIFQSIAAKSDGEPCCDWVGDAGAGHYVKMVHNGIEYGDMQLICEAYDLMKRVGGFSDKEISDVFAKWNKGVLDSFLIEITRDILAYNDTDGTPLVEKILDSAGQKGTGKWTAINALDLGMPVTLIGEAVFARCLSALKEERGRASTLLAGPSSTPKITDKQAFIDDLEQALYASKIISYAQGFMLIREAAKEYNWKLNFPSIALMWRGGCIIRSVFLAEITAAYRENPDLENLLFHPFFNKAIAKAQSGWRKTLGVAIEAGVPTPAFSTALSFYDGYRSKQLPANLLQAQRDYFGAHTFKILPEYATEDRKVGDYIHINWTGKGGNVSASTYNA; encoded by the exons ATGACTGAAGCTCA AGGTGATATCGGACTGATCGGACTGGCTGTCATGGGCCAAAACTTGATCCTCAATGCTGCAGACCACGGATTCACTGTTGTTGCCTACAACAGAACCGTGTCGAAGGTGGATCACTTCCTGGccaacgaggccaagggCAAGTCAATTCTGGGCGCCCACTCAGTGGAGGAGCTGTGtgccaagctcaagagaCCTAGAAGAGTCATTTTGCTCGTGAAGGCCGGCGATGCTGTCGACAATTTCATCAACCAATTGCTGCCTCACATGGAGAAGGGAGACATCATCATTGACGGTGGTAACTCGCACTTCCCAGACACCAACAGAAGATACGCcgagctgaaggagaagggCATCTACTTTGTTGGTTCTGGAGTCTCCGGAGGAGAGGAAGGCGCTCGTTACGGTCCTTCCCTGATGCCGGGAGGAGCCCCAGAGGCTTGGCCAcacatcaaggagatcttCCAGTCGATTGCCGCCAAGAGCGACGGCGAGCCATGTTGCGACTGGGTTGGAGACGCCGGAGCCGGCCATTACGTCAAGATGGTCCACAACGGTATCGAGTACGGAGACATGCAGCTGATTTGCGAAGCTTACGACCTGATGAAGAGAGTCGGCGGATTCAGCGACAAGGAGATCTCCGACGTGTTTGCCAAGTGGAACAAGGGCGTTCTGGACTCGTTCCTGATCGAGATCACCAGAGACATTCTTGCCTACAACGACACCGACGGCACCCCATTGGTCgagaagatcttggactcTGCCGGCCAAAAGGGTACCGGAAAGTGGACTGCCATCAACGCCTTGGACCTAGGCATGCCAGTCACCCTGATTGGCGAGGCCGTGTTTGCCAGATGTCTGTCTGCCTTGAAGGAGGAAAGAGGTAGAGCAAGCACCCTGTTGGCCGGCCCTTCCAGCACTCCAAAGATCACTGACAAGCAGGCCTTTATCGACGACCTCGAGCAGGCCCTGTACGCCTCCAAGATCATCTCGTACGCCCAAGGATTCATGCTGATCAGAGAGGCCGCTAAGGAATACAACTGGAAGCTCAACTTCCCATCCATCGCTCTGATGTGGAGAGGAGGATGCATCATCAGATCGGTTTTCCTGGCAGAGATCACCGCTGCCTACAGAGAGAACCCAGACCTGGAGAACCTGCTGTTCCACCCATTCTTCAACAaggccattgccaaggccCAGTCCGGATGGAGAAAGACGCTTGGCGTTGCCATCGAGGCCGGTGTTCCTACGCCGGCCTTCTCGACCGCCCTGTCCTTCTACGACGGCTACAGATCCAAGCAGCTGCCAGCTAACCTGCTGCAGGCCCAGAGAGACTACTTTGGAGCACACACCTTCAAGATCCTGCCGGAGTACGCCACCGAGGACAGAAAGGTTGGCGACTACATCCACATCAACTGGACCGGTAAGGGTGGTAACGTTTCTGCCTCCACTTATAATGCTTAG